A genomic window from Synechococcus sp. CBW1107 includes:
- a CDS encoding cysteine hydrolase family protein has protein sequence MAHAALLLIDVQNGTCGPAAPPGHAAATLSTRPPGFDQHFQAAVLPRLQRALEHARQARLEVIHTVIANLTADGRDRSLDYKRSGLGFAPGSWEARVIEPLTPWPDELVLPKSSSSPFNSTSLDYLLRNIGITELVVAGLLTDQCIDHTVKDAADRGYLVTCLSDACMAESAERHRAALRCFRGYCRQMSVAAFTASLAAAQPSISGG, from the coding sequence TTGGCTCACGCGGCCCTGCTCCTGATCGATGTCCAGAACGGCACCTGCGGCCCCGCCGCCCCCCCAGGCCACGCCGCGGCCACGCTTTCAACACGCCCGCCCGGCTTCGATCAGCACTTTCAGGCGGCCGTCCTGCCCCGGCTGCAACGGGCGCTGGAGCACGCCCGCCAGGCCCGGCTGGAGGTGATCCACACAGTGATCGCCAACCTCACCGCCGATGGCCGCGACCGCAGCCTCGACTACAAACGCTCCGGCCTGGGCTTTGCACCAGGCAGCTGGGAAGCCCGGGTGATCGAGCCCCTCACTCCCTGGCCCGATGAACTGGTGCTGCCGAAGAGTTCCTCCTCCCCCTTCAACTCCACCAGCCTCGATTACCTGCTGCGCAACATCGGCATCACCGAGCTGGTGGTGGCAGGCCTGCTGACCGATCAGTGCATCGATCACACCGTCAAGGACGCCGCCGACCGCGGCTACCTCGTGACCTGCCTGAGCGATGCCTGCATGGCTGAATCAGCCGAGCGCCACCGGGCGGCCCTGCGCTGCTTCCGGGGCTACTGCCGGCAAATGAGCGTGGCCGCGTTCACCGCCTCGCTCGCCGCAGCCCAACCGTCCATCAGCGGGGGGTGA
- a CDS encoding glutamine synthetase, whose protein sequence is MAAATTMAGGRGTGNDFGVSACFPVPDLTTATALTADFLDRGLRRVAVTFVNHAGAVLVKGVPLARLPLVARHGVGYSPVADAFGATGLIDPQQSLARPDGDLRLKPDLRALRPLDPGTGWAWAPGLRFERDGEGYALDQRGFCARQQAALAAAGLSAQLGFEIEWMLGLPEPAGGWIPAVAGGPYGADRLVEGLDYLTAVAEALDAAELPWLQLHPEYGAGQFELSLAAAEPLEAADRLVAARLVIQRVSRRFGWTCSFAPVVTAELVGNGGHLHLSVAEHGVPLLGGGPGPAGLTARGEALLAGLLEQLPALMPLACALAVSYRRLAPGRWAAPFRVWGVENREAALRLVPAGGGEPAHLELKVADLSANPYLLVGAVLAVVREGLGCHRDLPPPLSGDPAAAPPAEAPRLPRTLGEAVRAFEASPVLREAMGEALQRTVAEARQAEVRRSDALADEALITSTRSWPLTGL, encoded by the coding sequence GTGGCGGCGGCCACCACGATGGCCGGCGGCCGAGGAACGGGCAATGATTTCGGAGTGAGTGCCTGCTTCCCCGTGCCGGACCTGACCACCGCCACCGCCCTGACGGCCGACTTCCTGGACCGCGGCCTGCGCCGGGTGGCGGTCACGTTCGTGAACCACGCCGGGGCGGTGCTGGTGAAGGGGGTGCCGCTGGCGCGCCTGCCGCTGGTGGCGCGCCACGGGGTGGGGTATTCACCGGTGGCCGATGCGTTCGGGGCCACGGGCCTGATCGATCCGCAGCAGTCGCTGGCGCGGCCCGATGGAGACCTGCGCCTGAAGCCCGATCTCCGGGCCCTGCGCCCCCTTGACCCCGGCACCGGCTGGGCCTGGGCTCCCGGCCTGCGCTTCGAGCGCGACGGTGAGGGCTATGCCCTCGATCAACGGGGCTTCTGCGCCCGGCAGCAGGCGGCCCTGGCGGCAGCCGGTCTGAGCGCTCAGTTGGGCTTCGAGATCGAGTGGATGCTGGGCCTGCCGGAACCGGCTGGGGGATGGATCCCGGCCGTGGCGGGTGGCCCCTACGGCGCCGATCGCCTGGTGGAGGGGCTCGATTACCTCACGGCCGTGGCCGAGGCCCTCGATGCCGCCGAACTGCCCTGGCTGCAGCTGCATCCTGAATATGGCGCCGGTCAGTTCGAGCTGTCGCTGGCCGCCGCCGAGCCCCTCGAAGCCGCCGATCGCCTGGTGGCGGCACGCCTGGTGATCCAGCGGGTGAGCCGCCGCTTCGGCTGGACCTGCAGTTTCGCTCCGGTGGTGACGGCCGAGCTGGTGGGCAACGGCGGCCACCTTCATCTCAGCGTGGCGGAGCATGGGGTGCCGCTGCTGGGCGGCGGCCCGGGCCCGGCCGGATTGACAGCGCGGGGGGAGGCGCTGCTGGCGGGGCTGCTGGAGCAGCTGCCGGCCCTGATGCCCCTGGCCTGCGCCCTGGCGGTGTCGTACAGGCGGCTGGCGCCGGGGCGCTGGGCGGCCCCCTTCCGGGTCTGGGGGGTTGAGAACCGTGAGGCGGCGCTGCGCCTGGTCCCTGCCGGCGGGGGTGAGCCGGCTCACCTCGAGCTCAAGGTGGCCGACCTGAGCGCCAACCCCTACCTGCTGGTGGGCGCGGTGCTGGCGGTGGTGCGGGAGGGGCTGGGCTGCCACCGCGACCTGCCGCCACCGCTGAGCGGGGATCCCGCCGCCGCACCACCCGCCGAGGCCCCGAGGCTGCCTCGGACCCTCGGCGAGGCGGTGCGGGCGTTCGAGGCCAGCCCTGTGCTGCGGGAGGCCATGGGGGAGGCCCTCCAGCGCACCGTGGCGGAGGCGCGCCAGGCGGAGGTGCGTCGCAGTGACGCCCTCGCCGATGAAGCCCTGATCACCTCCACCCGCTCCTGGCCTCTCACCGGACTGTGA